Proteins encoded within one genomic window of Argiope bruennichi chromosome 7, qqArgBrue1.1, whole genome shotgun sequence:
- the LOC129976110 gene encoding uncharacterized protein LOC129976110 produces the protein MILSVYFTYKESRDIMIVVLIVGSCLLYLLGFTSNMYSIYYCRPSNMPSGNGGSSNQINQTMSASNSSTIAQPPDVACIPHVRQLPRKTPPPPYEIQMSKMSPMLLPGTSQTTESSTRELEIAAEARKLIKKMYEEIMRTDQQMPQSHSEEQSEQQVRQLLKSPMRQQDPLLQHASSLNLVVQRQQADARIIPACGKTLVDSSTNQIIQQKTLLYSPPPQLDLERVTIGREGRIVDPPQNSPQNEDLLKNSRKKKLWNPSKVMQTRSNIKGSTTPVVGDGSDSENRTYEEIEDVKSSQSINSCQAAYDSIEYYCLEREFENPSGQVSSVSSAVSEPGPAGLKRKFRNPRVKIRRQLSAPSTRKFRHLGQSPETVLEAIATCYDLTPDEWMVAWKLGQKGVAPRERAKLLGVRLHKD, from the exons ATGATTCTGAGTGTTTATTTCACGTATAAAGAGAGCAGGGACATAATGATTGTGGTTCTGATTGTGGGATCTTGTCTACTTTATCTTTTGGGCTTTACTAGTAATATGTATAGTATTTACTACTGCAGACCCAGCAAT atgCCATCAGGAAATGGCGGCAGTTCTAATCAGATAAATCAGACAATGAGTGCTTCAAATTCTTCCACAATTGCACAACCTCCAGACGTTGCATGCATTCCCCATGTCAGACAGCTTCCTAGAAAAACACCCCCACCTCCATATGAAATCCAGATGTCAAAAATGTCCCCCATGCTGCTTCCAGGTACTTCTCAAACTACAGAATCATCGACAAGAGAATTGGAAATCGCCGCAGAAGCTcgaaaattgataaaaaagatGTATGAAGAAATCATGAGGACTGACCAACAGATGCCACAATCCCATAGCGAAGAGCAATCTGAACAACAGGTTAGGCAGTTGCTTAAGTCTCCAATGAGACAGCAGGATCCATTGTTGCAACATGCTTCATCTCTAAACCTGGTAGTCCAGAGACAGCAAGCAGATGCAAGAATCATTCCTGCTTGTGGGAAGACACTTGTTGATTCCAGTACAAATCAAATCATTCAACAGAAAACCCTTTTGTACTCCCCTCCACCTCAACTTGATTTGGAAAGAGTGACCATCGGCAGAGAAGGTCGAATTGTTGATCCTCCTCAGAATTCACCTCAGAATGAagacttattaaaaaattcccGCAAAAAAAAGTTGTGGAATCCGTCAAAGGTAATGCAGACGAGGTCAAATATTAAAGGAAGCACCACACCTGTTGTGGGTGATGGTAGTGATTCTGAAAATAGAACATATGAAGAAATTGAAGATGTAAAAAGTAGTCAGAGTATAAACTCGTGTCAAGCGGCGTATGATTCGATTGAATACTACTGTCTTGAGAGGGAGTTTGAAAATCCGTCTGGGCAGGTATCTTCTGTTTCTTCAGCTGTTTCTGAACCAGGTCCAGCAGGTCTGAAGAGAAAGTTTCGGAATCCAAGAGTGAAAATACGCCGTCAGCTGTCGGCGCCATCTACAAGAAAATTTCGCCATCTGGGCCAATCCCCAGAAACTGTCTTGGAGGCAATTGCAACATGCTATGATTTAACTCCTGATGAATGGATGGTAGCTTGGAAATTAGGCCAGAAAGGTGTTGCACCCAGAGAAAGAGCAAAACTTCTCGGTGTACGTTTGCATAAGGATTAA